In the genome of Ignavibacteriales bacterium, one region contains:
- a CDS encoding BamA/TamA family outer membrane protein — translation MINFKPAVIKVDSIQILGNKITEPDIILREMTFRTGDTISYDQLKYNRERIYSLGIFTHVELSLTESDSINTLIISVEESWYIYPIPFVELEDKDWNKISYGVYLVVKNFRGMNESISSRAALGYDPSLNLSYTKPYLIREHEIYFSSIVSYVHAQNKSNTAELLYGGQFDQKFISASVTFGKRMMLFHRAGINLSFDYVETPGYVSMISASDDRIDHIISLGFNYNYDTRDLAQFPRNGIFASFDFKTKGLGLDGINYQVLNVDFREYRKLFDEVGAKWRFTSRITLGNNIPFYDRSFLGLGERIRGYYNNEQEGHEYYLGSVEINYPLIKELNINLDFIPVIPKQLLTYRIALFLGLFADTGTTRLHGEALSLKKLNSGYGTGLTLLVLPYNILRIEHAFDEYGNNQWVLDLGISF, via the coding sequence ATGATTAATTTTAAGCCCGCAGTAATAAAGGTTGATTCAATTCAGATCTTAGGGAATAAAATAACCGAACCCGATATAATACTAAGAGAAATGACTTTCAGAACAGGCGATACGATTTCGTATGATCAGCTAAAATATAACCGTGAGCGAATTTACAGTCTTGGAATATTTACTCATGTTGAGCTTAGTCTAACGGAAAGTGATAGCATAAATACATTGATCATTAGCGTTGAAGAAAGCTGGTACATTTATCCCATTCCGTTTGTTGAGCTTGAAGATAAAGACTGGAACAAAATCTCTTATGGTGTTTATCTTGTTGTGAAAAACTTCAGAGGTATGAATGAATCGATCAGCAGTCGTGCTGCACTTGGTTATGATCCTTCACTGAATTTAAGTTATACCAAACCTTATCTGATAAGAGAACATGAGATTTATTTCAGTTCAATCGTATCCTATGTTCACGCCCAGAATAAAAGTAATACTGCTGAATTGCTTTATGGCGGACAATTCGATCAGAAATTTATAAGTGCATCTGTTACTTTTGGAAAAAGGATGATGTTGTTTCACAGGGCAGGTATTAATTTATCATTCGACTATGTTGAAACACCTGGTTATGTAAGTATGATTTCTGCATCGGACGATAGAATAGATCATATCATCTCGCTAGGGTTTAACTATAACTATGATACAAGAGATCTTGCCCAGTTTCCTCGTAACGGAATTTTTGCTTCATTCGATTTTAAAACAAAAGGACTTGGTCTTGACGGCATAAATTATCAGGTGTTAAATGTCGATTTCCGTGAATACAGAAAATTATTTGATGAAGTTGGTGCAAAGTGGCGTTTCACATCGAGGATTACTTTGGGGAATAACATTCCATTTTATGACAGATCATTTCTTGGATTAGGTGAGAGGATAAGAGGATACTATAATAATGAACAGGAAGGTCATGAATATTACCTTGGATCGGTTGAAATCAATTATCCGTTAATTAAAGAATTGAATATTAATCTTGACTTTATTCCCGTTATTCCAAAACAACTTTTGACTTACCGTATCGCTTTATTCCTGGGTCTGTTTGCTGACACAGGCACTACCAGGTTACATGGTGAGGCATTGAGTTTAAAAAAATTAAATTCCGGTTATGGTACCGGTTTAACTCTGCTTGTTCTGCCTTATAATATATTAAGGATTGAACATGCGTTTGATGAATATGGAAATAATCAATGGGTATTGGATCTTGGAATTTCTTTCTGA
- a CDS encoding 16S rRNA (uracil(1498)-N(3))-methyltransferase: MEFLSEIELYYSPNVIGEKVKIIGEEVRHISKVMRHKPGDKLYTTDGKGFLYEGTIEKISKDEIEINIISKKYFENVLENIWFCLPKIKSQDRIEFAIEKCTELGITNFIFYNAEREIKSNLKRTRIEKVAMSAMKQSLRLHLPKIEEVNSITDLNKFNHNLIVLEQKSPSRLSDLKIISGSQFYFLFGPEGGFSEKETSLICSENHYSLGLSRLRTETAAVSCASIIQMLI; the protein is encoded by the coding sequence TTGGAATTTCTTTCTGAAATAGAATTGTATTACTCACCAAATGTTATTGGTGAAAAAGTCAAAATTATTGGAGAAGAAGTAAGGCATATTTCAAAAGTGATGCGGCATAAGCCCGGTGATAAATTGTACACTACGGATGGCAAAGGATTTTTATATGAGGGTACAATTGAGAAAATCTCAAAAGATGAAATCGAGATCAATATTATTTCAAAGAAATATTTTGAAAATGTACTTGAGAATATTTGGTTTTGTCTGCCGAAAATAAAAAGTCAAGATCGTATTGAATTTGCGATTGAAAAATGTACAGAACTCGGCATAACAAATTTTATTTTCTACAATGCTGAGCGGGAAATAAAATCAAATCTTAAAAGAACTCGAATCGAGAAAGTAGCAATGTCAGCAATGAAACAATCCCTTCGATTGCATTTGCCCAAAATTGAAGAAGTAAATTCCATAACTGACCTTAATAAATTCAATCATAATTTAATTGTACTTGAACAGAAAAGTCCTTCCCGATTATCCGATTTAAAAATAATATCAGGTTCACAATTTTACTTTCTCTTTGGACCCGAAGGAGGCTTTTCTGAAAAAGAAACTTCCCTTATTTGTTCTGAAAATCATTATTCTCTTGGTCTCAGTCGTTTGAGAACTGAAACTGCGGCTGTATCTTGTGCTTCCATTATTCAAATGTTAATTTAA
- a CDS encoding septal ring lytic transglycosylase RlpA family protein, whose amino-acid sequence MLVLAGCSSSPRFTSEDKDTNHQPRYRNEPEESGSDTRTNNNPKVIESTTEIASFYAHKFHGKKTANGETYDMYAMTAAHISYPFNTEIRVTNLSNNKQVILRINDRKPDTNGRAVDLSYRAAELLGMIDQGIAQVRVEVLKWGQ is encoded by the coding sequence ATGCTGGTATTAGCCGGATGCAGTAGTTCACCAAGATTCACATCTGAAGATAAAGATACTAATCATCAACCTCGTTATAGAAACGAACCTGAAGAATCTGGTTCAGATACAAGAACAAATAATAATCCCAAGGTTATTGAATCCACGACTGAGATCGCGTCATTTTATGCACATAAATTTCATGGAAAAAAAACTGCAAACGGTGAAACATATGATATGTATGCAATGACAGCGGCTCATATCAGCTATCCATTCAATACAGAAATTCGTGTTACAAATCTTTCCAACAACAAGCAAGTGATTTTAAGAATCAATGATAGAAAGCCGGATACAAATGGCAGGGCAGTTGACTTATCTTATCGCGCCGCTGAATTATTAGGAATGATTGATCAGGGAATTGCACAAGTCAGGGTGGAAGTACTAAAATGGGGGCAATAA
- the rnhC gene encoding ribonuclease HIII — protein MEEKAERQIISYLEKLKALNYTVDDYKKGQYNFYSFLYDGDRKAKLTVYYGKNGIKTFLQGDTSQSFTNSINSIIGLENPVAPSTEFNEPDEYIGTDESGKGDYFGPLVVAGVYLDKENQKKLREIGVRDSKEISDSQIKILAARINRIIKDNYNIILITPNTYNKLHLQMKNVNRILGWAHAKVIENILEKTQVPEAISDKFGDEKLILSSLQTKGKSIKLSQFTRAERYVAVAAASVLARKKFIDWFSSSKEKYNFELPKGASSEVIKKGKEFVTRMGKEKLNEIAKIHFKTTKQILN, from the coding sequence TTGGAAGAAAAGGCTGAAAGACAGATAATATCATATTTAGAAAAACTGAAAGCACTAAACTATACAGTCGATGATTATAAAAAAGGGCAGTATAATTTTTATTCATTTCTCTATGATGGTGATAGAAAAGCTAAACTGACAGTCTATTATGGCAAGAATGGAATAAAAACTTTTCTTCAGGGCGATACTAGCCAGTCATTCACAAACTCAATTAATAGTATTATTGGTCTTGAAAATCCTGTAGCCCCCTCAACTGAGTTTAATGAGCCTGATGAGTACATTGGAACAGATGAATCAGGTAAGGGTGATTACTTTGGTCCTCTTGTAGTTGCCGGAGTATATCTCGACAAAGAAAATCAGAAGAAGCTTAGAGAAATAGGAGTTCGTGATAGTAAAGAAATTTCTGATAGTCAGATTAAGATTTTAGCAGCAAGAATCAATCGCATCATCAAGGATAATTATAATATAATCCTGATTACTCCGAATACATATAATAAACTTCACCTTCAAATGAAAAATGTAAACAGAATTCTTGGATGGGCACACGCTAAAGTAATTGAAAATATTTTAGAAAAAACTCAGGTACCAGAAGCAATAAGTGATAAGTTTGGTGATGAAAAACTTATTCTAAGTTCTTTACAGACCAAAGGAAAAAGTATAAAACTTTCACAATTTACCAGGGCAGAACGGTACGTAGCCGTTGCTGCTGCTTCTGTCTTAGCCAGAAAAAAATTTATAGATTGGTTTTCTTCATCAAAAGAAAAATATAATTTTGAACTGCCAAAAGGCGCTTCAAGTGAAGTTATAAAAAAAGGAAAAGAATTTGTCACAAGAATGGGAAAAGAAAAATTAAATGAAATTGCAAAAATTCATTTTAAAACAACGAAGCAAATATTAAACTAA
- a CDS encoding ATP-dependent 6-phosphofructokinase yields the protein MSNRSKIKRIGVLTGGGDCPGLNAVIRGVTKPAEDYGMSVYGIIDGFEGLVEGKAKELTNEDVSGILARGGTILGSSNKGDPYHWPVSRDGKIEIFDKSKEALRNYQAWGLDALIAIGGDGTMHICDKLSALGMNVIGVPKTIDNDLEATDQTFGHDSAVYVVSMALDRLHTTASSHHRVIVVEVMGRYAGWIALNGGLSGGADIILIPEFPFSWEKVYDKILQRELQGKKFSLVCVAEGAKPMDGQMVTKGEDIKRTDPVRLGGIGELVAKKIEDNTGRETRVTVLGHLQRGGSPTPYDRILSTKFGAFAIELAAKKKFGHMVALKGSEVKNVLIKDAISKQKLVSVDNQAVKAARAIGISFGTE from the coding sequence ATGTCAAACAGATCGAAAATAAAAAGAATTGGTGTATTGACTGGAGGCGGTGACTGCCCGGGTTTAAATGCGGTAATAAGAGGCGTGACCAAACCAGCAGAAGATTATGGTATGTCCGTATATGGAATCATAGACGGCTTTGAAGGATTAGTCGAAGGTAAAGCAAAAGAATTAACCAATGAAGATGTTTCAGGTATTTTGGCAAGAGGCGGCACGATACTCGGTTCTTCAAATAAGGGTGATCCATACCATTGGCCTGTTTCAAGAGATGGAAAAATAGAAATCTTTGATAAATCCAAGGAAGCGTTAAGAAATTATCAAGCCTGGGGACTCGATGCTCTGATTGCTATCGGCGGTGATGGAACAATGCATATCTGTGACAAACTTTCTGCCCTTGGTATGAATGTAATTGGAGTACCGAAAACAATTGATAACGATCTTGAAGCAACGGATCAAACATTCGGACATGACTCAGCAGTATATGTTGTTTCAATGGCATTGGATCGGTTACATACAACAGCGTCATCACATCACCGTGTTATTGTCGTGGAAGTAATGGGAAGATATGCCGGTTGGATTGCGTTGAATGGGGGTCTATCCGGAGGTGCGGATATAATTCTGATTCCCGAATTTCCATTTTCATGGGAAAAAGTTTATGATAAAATTTTACAGCGGGAATTACAGGGAAAAAAATTCAGCCTGGTTTGTGTTGCTGAAGGTGCAAAACCAATGGATGGTCAAATGGTAACTAAAGGAGAAGATATAAAGAGGACCGATCCGGTAAGACTTGGTGGTATTGGTGAACTGGTTGCAAAGAAAATTGAAGACAATACAGGAAGAGAAACACGTGTTACCGTGTTAGGGCATTTACAGAGAGGTGGAAGCCCAACTCCATATGACAGGATTCTTTCAACTAAGTTTGGTGCATTTGCTATTGAACTTGCGGCAAAGAAAAAATTCGGGCATATGGTTGCTTTGAAGGGTAGTGAAGTAAAGAATGTTCTGATCAAAGATGCAATTTCAAAGCAAAAATTAGTTAGCGTAGATAATCAGGCTGTTAAAGCAGCAAGAGCGATAGGAATTTCATTCGGAACTGAATAA
- a CDS encoding AbgT family transporter, whose protein sequence is MKTGSLAGRLFNKSLDYIEIVGNKLPHPASLFGLLAVLVAALSWLGKTLNWQVTHPANDSIISVNSLLSEDGLRWIYTNITANFVNFPPLGYVLAVMIGIGVAEGSGLFTSLIRALVLNAPKKLITGTLVLAGILSHLASEAGYVILIPLGALVFYALGRHPMAGLAAAFCGVSGGFGANLMIGSVEPILAGLSQSAAQIINPEIKINAAVNIYFMFVSAFVVVIVGTWVTEKIVEPRLKTYTGNAEKLPLDQISPSEKKGLRWAGVSALVLTILLALSIIPENGLFRNPETKEVLHSPFFDGIITGILLLFFIPGLVYGWVVKSIKNDKDLMKHIIKSMGTMATYIVLVFFAAQFVYFFRYSNLGLIFAIEGADFLKNIGLTGIPLIVAFVILAAFINMFMGSASAKWAIMAPVFIPMFMLLGYHPALTQAAFRIGDSVTNLITPMMSYFALIVAFAQKYDEKYGIGTIISTMLPYTILLTIFWTLLLVIWMWLGLPVGPDGPLYL, encoded by the coding sequence TTGAAAACCGGATCGCTTGCAGGCAGGTTATTTAACAAATCACTTGATTATATAGAAATTGTCGGGAATAAACTTCCTCATCCGGCGTCATTGTTTGGACTGCTTGCGGTGCTGGTTGCAGCACTATCCTGGTTAGGTAAAACACTTAACTGGCAGGTTACACATCCCGCTAATGATTCCATAATTTCGGTGAACAGTCTGCTTAGTGAAGATGGTCTGCGATGGATTTATACAAACATTACAGCAAACTTTGTGAACTTTCCTCCACTCGGTTATGTACTTGCTGTAATGATCGGCATCGGCGTTGCAGAAGGTTCCGGGTTGTTCACTTCTCTCATACGCGCACTTGTACTCAATGCACCTAAAAAATTAATTACAGGAACACTTGTACTCGCTGGTATCCTTTCACATCTTGCTTCAGAAGCGGGTTATGTTATCCTTATCCCATTAGGTGCTCTGGTTTTTTATGCTTTAGGCAGACATCCAATGGCTGGACTTGCGGCTGCATTCTGCGGTGTAAGCGGTGGGTTTGGTGCTAATCTTATGATCGGTTCTGTAGAACCAATTCTTGCGGGACTTTCACAATCAGCAGCACAGATAATTAATCCGGAAATTAAAATTAATGCTGCCGTCAATATTTATTTTATGTTTGTTTCCGCTTTTGTTGTAGTTATAGTCGGTACGTGGGTGACGGAAAAAATTGTTGAACCGAGACTAAAAACTTATACCGGCAATGCTGAAAAACTCCCTCTTGACCAGATCTCACCGTCCGAAAAAAAAGGATTAAGGTGGGCTGGTGTCTCCGCTTTAGTCCTCACCATTCTACTTGCGTTATCGATAATTCCTGAAAATGGACTATTCAGAAATCCTGAAACTAAAGAAGTCCTTCATTCACCTTTTTTTGATGGAATAATCACAGGAATACTTCTTCTTTTTTTTATCCCCGGACTAGTTTACGGCTGGGTAGTAAAATCAATCAAGAATGATAAAGACCTGATGAAACATATTATCAAGTCGATGGGGACGATGGCAACTTACATAGTGCTGGTATTTTTTGCGGCTCAGTTCGTTTATTTTTTCCGGTATAGTAACCTTGGTTTAATCTTTGCGATTGAAGGTGCCGACTTTCTAAAAAATATAGGACTGACAGGAATTCCACTTATAGTTGCATTTGTTATACTTGCGGCATTTATAAATATGTTTATGGGAAGTGCATCTGCAAAGTGGGCAATTATGGCGCCTGTTTTTATTCCGATGTTTATGTTGCTTGGATATCATCCGGCCTTGACGCAAGCTGCATTCCGTATCGGTGATTCAGTAACAAACCTTATCACGCCGATGATGAGCTATTTTGCATTGATAGTTGCCTTCGCACAAAAGTATGATGAGAAATATGGAATAGGAACTATTATTTCAACGATGCTTCCCTACACAATACTTCTGACTATATTCTGGACGCTGCTTCTGGTCATCTGGATGTGGCTGGGATTACCCGTTGGACCGGATGGACCATTATATCTTTGA